One window of Microcoleus vaginatus PCC 9802 genomic DNA carries:
- the hisD gene encoding histidinol dehydrogenase, whose protein sequence is MLRIITQWVEAQAELRRICDRTHDELVVHKEATVREVLQAVRRRGDQAVLHYTAEFDRMTLNVEDLRVSGAELDAAYQQVSKELLNAIRLACKQVEAFHRQRVPKSWVQFGDDEIVLGKRYTPVDRAGIYIPGGQASYPSSVIMNAVPAKVAKVPRLVMCTPPGQEKKMNPAVLVAAQEAGVDEIYRVGGAQAIAALAYGTETIPKVDLVTGPGNIYVTLAKKLVYGTVGIDSLAGPSEVLIIADGSANPVHVAADMLAQAEHDSMASAILLTADSVLARKVVAEVDRQLANHPRRTLTEKAIANYGLVVVVDSLKAAAELSNEFAPEHLELQVADPWALLDQIRHAGAIFLGCSTPEAVGDYLAGPNHTLPTSGAPRYASPLGVETFMKHSSLIQYSPAALKKVSRAINVLAEAEGLPSHADSVRLRTENEGKGEF, encoded by the coding sequence ATGCTGCGAATCATTACTCAGTGGGTTGAGGCACAAGCTGAACTGCGACGGATCTGCGATCGCACCCATGACGAACTTGTCGTTCACAAAGAAGCCACCGTGCGCGAGGTGTTGCAAGCTGTAAGGCGCAGAGGCGATCAGGCTGTGCTGCACTACACTGCTGAATTTGACCGCATGACCCTAAATGTGGAAGATTTACGGGTCAGCGGCGCCGAACTGGATGCTGCTTACCAGCAGGTGTCGAAAGAATTATTAAATGCCATCCGGCTGGCTTGCAAACAAGTAGAGGCGTTTCACCGACAGCGCGTACCCAAGTCTTGGGTGCAGTTTGGCGATGACGAGATTGTTTTGGGCAAGCGCTACACGCCGGTCGATCGAGCGGGAATCTACATTCCTGGCGGTCAGGCCTCCTATCCAAGCTCGGTGATTATGAATGCGGTTCCTGCGAAGGTCGCCAAGGTGCCGAGACTGGTGATGTGTACTCCCCCCGGACAGGAGAAGAAAATGAATCCTGCGGTGCTGGTAGCGGCTCAGGAAGCGGGAGTTGATGAGATTTATCGAGTAGGCGGGGCGCAGGCGATCGCGGCTTTGGCCTACGGTACGGAAACTATTCCGAAGGTGGATTTAGTTACTGGGCCGGGGAATATTTACGTCACTCTGGCTAAAAAACTGGTTTACGGGACTGTGGGGATCGATTCTCTGGCTGGCCCGTCGGAAGTGTTGATTATTGCGGATGGTTCGGCGAATCCCGTGCACGTGGCTGCGGATATGTTGGCTCAAGCTGAGCACGATTCGATGGCGTCGGCAATTTTGCTGACGGCGGATTCGGTGCTGGCTAGGAAGGTGGTGGCTGAGGTGGACAGACAGTTGGCAAATCACCCGCGCCGAACTTTAACAGAAAAGGCGATCGCCAACTATGGTTTAGTCGTGGTAGTTGACTCGCTCAAAGCGGCGGCGGAACTCTCTAACGAGTTTGCCCCGGAACACTTGGAATTGCAAGTTGCAGATCCTTGGGCTTTGCTCGACCAAATTCGCCACGCTGGGGCGATTTTCTTGGGCTGCTCGACGCCGGAAGCTGTGGGTGATTATTTGGCTGGCCCGAATCACACTTTGCCGACTTCTGGGGCTCCGCGCTATGCGTCGCCGCTGGGTGTCGAAACTTTTATGAAGCATTCGAGTTTGATTCAATATTCGCCTGCAGCACTTAAGAAGGTGAGTAGGGCGATTAATGTTTTGGCGGAAGCAGAGGGGCTTCCTTCTCACGCTGATTCGGTGCGACTGCGGACTGAAAATGAGGGAAAGGGTGAGTTTTAG
- a CDS encoding 30S ribosomal protein S20, translated as MANIKSAVKRVKIAERNRLYNKSYKSAVKTLMKKYFAAVDKYAAAPSPELMQEVQQRMSEAYSKIDKAVKKGVLHRNNGARKKSRLARTLKPHEVSVAS; from the coding sequence ATGGCAAATATTAAGTCCGCCGTCAAACGAGTCAAAATCGCCGAACGTAACCGCTTGTACAACAAATCTTACAAGTCAGCGGTCAAAACTTTGATGAAAAAGTATTTCGCTGCCGTAGACAAGTACGCCGCAGCTCCGAGCCCGGAATTAATGCAAGAAGTCCAGCAGCGAATGTCTGAGGCCTACAGCAAAATTGACAAAGCTGTCAAAAAAGGTGTACTCCACCGCAACAACGGCGCTCGCAAAAAGTCCCGCTTGGCAAGAACCCTCAAGCCGCACGAAGTATCGGTAGCATCTTAA
- a CDS encoding TatD family deoxyribonuclease, whose translation MQLIDTHVHINFETYKSELEAIRERWREAGVVRLVHSCVEPEEFAGIQAIANQFAEVSFAVGLHPLDAEKWKDETASQIRELANSDSRVVAIGETGLDFYKADDREHQFKVFEAQLEIAQELDKPVIIHCRDAAAPMAEMLRNFWQTRGPVRGVMHCWGGTPEETQWFLDLGFYISFSGTVTFKKALQIQESACMVNSDRILVETDCPFLAPVPQRGKRNEPAYVYYVAEQVAKLRGVSLLTLSQQTTENACQLFGFSV comes from the coding sequence ATGCAGCTCATCGACACTCACGTTCATATCAACTTTGAGACCTACAAATCTGAGTTAGAAGCCATTCGAGAACGCTGGCGCGAAGCTGGTGTAGTTCGGCTGGTTCATTCTTGTGTAGAGCCAGAAGAGTTTGCCGGCATTCAAGCAATCGCCAATCAGTTTGCAGAAGTCTCGTTTGCGGTTGGACTCCACCCCCTAGATGCCGAGAAGTGGAAAGACGAGACTGCGAGCCAGATTAGGGAATTAGCGAATTCGGACTCTAGGGTAGTGGCGATCGGCGAAACCGGACTGGACTTTTATAAAGCGGACGATCGAGAACACCAGTTTAAAGTGTTTGAGGCACAGCTTGAAATCGCCCAGGAACTTGACAAACCAGTCATTATCCACTGTCGCGACGCCGCCGCCCCAATGGCCGAAATGCTAAGGAACTTTTGGCAAACACGCGGGCCAGTGCGCGGGGTCATGCACTGCTGGGGAGGCACACCCGAAGAAACCCAGTGGTTTTTAGACCTAGGTTTCTACATCAGTTTTAGCGGAACAGTCACCTTTAAAAAAGCCTTGCAAATACAAGAATCAGCTTGTATGGTAAATAGCGATCGCATCCTAGTCGAGACAGATTGCCCTTTTCTCGCCCCCGTACCCCAGCGGGGAAAACGCAACGAACCAGCCTACGTCTACTACGTAGCCGAGCAAGTTGCTAAATTGAGAGGAGTTTCTCTCTTAACTTTGTCCCAGCAGACAACCGAAAATGCCTGTCAGCTATTCGGCTTTTCAGTTTAG